A single genomic interval of Terriglobus albidus harbors:
- a CDS encoding DNRLRE domain-containing protein — MKSVPLVRLLAGLAAFICVSAAHGQLTVSGDTTLNSNHPTFNYGSLSNLYVSASQKTLVQFDLSALPAGTTASQLARATVSLYVNRVNTPGLISVAPVNASWNEYSVTNATAPAIGTAFTSFTATIPGQYVVIDVTSQVQSWLSSPGTNFGIALTTNAANVLLDAKENDQTSHASSLDVVITSMGATGATGAIGPQGPQGIQGIQGVTGAVGPQGVAGAAGATGAIGATGATGATGAPIAFKNTWSSSTIYAIGDAVFYNGSSWIALTSNLNVTPGSDGTVWALLAQQGATGATGATGAQGIQGIQGIVGATGATGAQGAAGVTGATGATGATGATGSPVSFQGTWSSTTAYNIGDAVFYNGSSWIALSGNFNITPGSDGTVWALLAQQGATGATGATGATGATGAQGIQGIQGVTGSQGTAGAAGATGATGATGATGASGTVAYQSVYSAGTTYSLGDVVSDSNYYNSYISLANNNVGNALPVGNTPTAFWARLASQGAQGLQGNVGPAGATGAQGATGATGATGPAGTAGDGQTLTSLPLVVVGHGAASTQANFSLTSSAATTSSTSNYYIVATLAPSSCHAYVTIYSPSNAITWNLFEATYSGGSTFGTPSSSSCATSSGNSYSCTIDGGTVSAGTALWLNETNATLANFTTAFSCQ, encoded by the coding sequence TTGAAGAGTGTCCCCCTTGTCCGCCTGCTTGCAGGCTTGGCTGCCTTTATTTGTGTCTCCGCCGCTCATGGACAATTGACCGTCTCCGGCGACACAACCCTGAACAGTAATCACCCGACATTCAACTATGGTTCGCTCTCCAATCTTTACGTGAGCGCCAGCCAGAAAACGCTGGTGCAGTTCGATCTTTCCGCGCTTCCTGCCGGAACAACAGCCAGCCAGCTCGCGCGTGCGACGGTTAGCCTGTATGTGAACCGCGTCAATACTCCTGGGCTGATCAGCGTGGCGCCAGTGAATGCGTCATGGAATGAATACTCGGTTACCAACGCAACTGCGCCTGCCATCGGTACCGCATTTACCAGCTTTACAGCTACGATACCTGGTCAGTATGTCGTAATCGACGTGACCAGCCAGGTGCAGTCTTGGCTTTCAAGTCCGGGAACGAACTTTGGTATTGCGCTTACTACCAACGCGGCGAACGTGCTGTTGGATGCAAAAGAGAATGATCAGACATCCCATGCGAGTTCGTTGGATGTTGTTATAACTTCCATGGGCGCCACTGGAGCGACCGGCGCCATCGGGCCGCAAGGGCCGCAAGGTATTCAAGGCATTCAAGGTGTAACTGGCGCCGTAGGCCCGCAGGGTGTTGCAGGTGCGGCTGGGGCCACAGGAGCAATCGGAGCCACAGGCGCTACAGGAGCGACCGGCGCCCCCATTGCCTTCAAGAATACCTGGAGCAGTTCGACCATCTATGCGATTGGAGATGCTGTGTTCTACAACGGCAGCTCCTGGATCGCTTTGACGAGCAACCTCAATGTGACGCCTGGTTCTGACGGAACGGTTTGGGCGTTGTTGGCCCAGCAAGGCGCAACCGGGGCAACCGGAGCGACGGGGGCTCAAGGCATACAGGGTATTCAAGGTATCGTGGGTGCCACAGGCGCAACAGGCGCCCAGGGCGCCGCCGGTGTGACAGGAGCAACCGGTGCGACGGGAGCAACTGGAGCGACCGGGTCACCCGTGAGCTTCCAGGGTACCTGGAGCAGTACGACCGCCTACAACATTGGAGATGCTGTGTTCTATAACGGCAGCTCCTGGATTGCTCTGTCGGGAAACTTCAACATAACGCCTGGTTCTGATGGCACGGTGTGGGCATTGTTGGCACAACAAGGTGCAACCGGAGCGACGGGTGCAACGGGAGCCACTGGCGCAACCGGAGCGCAGGGCATTCAAGGTATTCAGGGTGTAACTGGATCCCAGGGCACTGCCGGAGCGGCAGGCGCCACTGGAGCTACAGGTGCGACGGGGGCTACTGGAGCGTCGGGTACCGTAGCGTATCAGAGTGTCTACTCTGCTGGTACGACCTATTCGCTGGGCGATGTCGTCTCTGACTCCAACTACTACAACAGCTATATTTCGTTGGCGAACAACAACGTTGGAAACGCGCTTCCAGTCGGAAATACGCCTACTGCTTTCTGGGCTCGTCTGGCCTCTCAGGGTGCGCAGGGATTGCAGGGTAATGTGGGGCCTGCGGGCGCAACCGGAGCTCAGGGCGCCACTGGCGCAACGGGAGCGACCGGACCGGCGGGGACGGCCGGCGATGGTCAGACATTGACAAGCCTTCCGCTTGTTGTTGTCGGTCACGGTGCCGCTTCGACCCAGGCGAATTTCTCGCTTACCTCCAGCGCGGCGACAACATCTTCGACGAGTAATTACTACATCGTTGCAACGCTGGCGCCGAGTTCCTGCCATGCGTATGTAACCATCTACTCTCCTTCGAACGCGATCACCTGGAATCTCTTCGAAGCGACTTACAGCGGTGGCTCCACTTTCGGTACACCGTCATCCTCGTCGTGTGCGACCAGTAGCGGCAATAGTTACAGTTGCACGATCGATGGCGGAACAGTCAGCGCTGGTACTGCGCTCTGGCTGAATGAAACAAATGCAACTCTCGCAAACTTTACGACAGCGTTTTCTTGTCAGTAA
- a CDS encoding phage tail protein, whose protein sequence is MDPYLGEIRMFAGNFAPTGWALCNGQILSIAQNSALFSLLGTYYGGDGISTFALPNLQGRMPLHWGTSNSGGTYVLGEFSGSPNVNILPSNLPAHSHTIAIPVCNAAADLSDPTGAIEALPNDPSSGNTISSYTKTAGTGVALPFPSGATGQSLPLSTMSPYLAVTFIIALQGIFPSRS, encoded by the coding sequence ATGGATCCATATCTTGGTGAAATTCGAATGTTCGCCGGAAATTTTGCTCCAACCGGTTGGGCTTTGTGCAATGGCCAGATCCTGTCCATCGCACAAAACAGTGCATTATTCAGCCTTCTCGGAACCTACTATGGCGGTGACGGCATAAGCACCTTTGCTCTGCCGAATCTTCAGGGGCGAATGCCGCTTCACTGGGGCACCTCGAATTCGGGAGGTACCTACGTTCTGGGAGAGTTCAGCGGCAGCCCAAATGTAAACATACTTCCCAGCAACCTTCCCGCGCATAGTCATACGATTGCGATTCCGGTGTGCAATGCGGCGGCGGATCTTTCGGATCCAACCGGAGCGATCGAGGCCCTGCCGAACGATCCTTCCAGCGGAAACACCATCTCGTCGTATACCAAGACTGCAGGTACCGGGGTTGCTTTGCCTTTTCCATCGGGAGCTACCGGACAGTCTCTTCCGCTCTCGACCATGTCACCTTATCTGGCAGTAACGTTCATCATCGCACTGCAGGGAATCTTCCCATCGCGGAGCTAA
- a CDS encoding ABC transporter ATP-binding protein: protein MLEVRNLTKIYRGLPAIESINFTIRPGEVVGYLGPNGSGKSTTVKIITGLVQPTEGGVFFQGGNIRHQLERYRATLGYVPEEAHVYTHLTGLEYLQLVGRLRGMSESLIDVRAHVLLRLWGLESWRHSPIALYSKGMKQRILLSAALLHNPSLLIFDEPLSGLDVVSARIFKDLLEELAARGKAILYISHVLEVVEQVCSRVIVLGKGKVIADETPAGLKLAMQRGSLEEVFAELVRQHDTRTTARELAEAISHA, encoded by the coding sequence ATGCTTGAGGTCAGAAATCTGACGAAGATCTACCGGGGTCTTCCCGCCATTGAATCCATCAATTTCACCATCCGCCCGGGTGAGGTGGTTGGTTATCTCGGCCCCAACGGCTCCGGCAAGTCCACCACTGTAAAGATCATTACCGGCCTGGTACAGCCTACGGAAGGCGGCGTCTTCTTCCAGGGCGGAAATATTCGGCATCAGTTGGAGCGATACCGGGCCACGCTTGGATACGTCCCCGAAGAGGCCCACGTCTACACCCACCTGACCGGGCTTGAGTATCTACAGCTTGTTGGCCGCCTGCGCGGGATGTCCGAATCCCTGATTGACGTCCGCGCTCATGTGCTGCTTCGCCTCTGGGGACTCGAAAGCTGGCGTCACAGCCCGATTGCGCTCTACTCCAAGGGGATGAAACAGCGCATCCTGCTCTCCGCCGCCCTGCTGCATAATCCGTCACTTCTTATCTTTGATGAGCCCCTCAGCGGCCTCGACGTCGTCTCTGCCCGCATCTTCAAAGACCTGCTTGAGGAACTCGCAGCCCGCGGAAAGGCGATCCTGTACATCTCACACGTCCTTGAAGTCGTGGAGCAGGTTTGTAGCCGCGTGATTGTCCTTGGAAAAGGCAAAGTCATCGCAGACGAAACGCCCGCCGGTCTGAAGCTTGCCATGCAGCGCGGATCGCTCGAAGAGGTCTTCGCCGAACTCGTGCGCCAGCACGATACCCGCACCACAGCACGCGAACTCGCGGAGGCTATCTCTCATGCCTAA
- a CDS encoding ABC transporter permease, with protein MMLADLRDAFRQLKKAPAFAVTAVVTLALGIGATTAIFTLVHQVMLKSLPVAKPEELWRIGDKIRCCNWGGYTQGNDGDFSLFSWEAYKNFRAHTPEFSDLAALQAGNAALGVRRAGSQAQADTRNGEYVSGNFFRTLGIQPWIGRLMTDADDQESASPVAVMSYHVWQEKYGSDPSVVGASYQINGHSFTVIGVAPPGFYGAKLAGGGMPDFWLPLTTEIMIDGATSRLKRPNGNFLDLIGRVRPGVDSRTLEAKLRVEFHDWLASHVPDMEPGEKQLWQQQTLHLIPGGSGVAAMRDQYKAGLRLLLIAAGCVLLVACGNIANLMLARGLKDRAQMSIRTALGASRRRLVRRAMVEAVTLALIGGVSGVAVAYAGTRLILYLALERGNSNNFVPISATPSIPALLFTLGISVLTGILFGIAPAWMTSHANPVDALRGANRSVGGRSSWTQKSLVIGQAAMSLVLLSTAALLGRSLRNLEHQNFGFETEGRYIAWINPMLGNYKPEQLEPMFRKIDSRLMQIPGVRMAAPALYAPMTGDSWNDGIRVQGRPEPAPKEDTGAGWSRVMPGFFETIGSQMVLGRSIGEEDTSTTRKVAVINEAFAKRFFKNQNPLGQHFGIDKIKYAGTFEIVGVVRDMRYMTYDYKDPVRPMFWVPETQTVQYDDAAFTAGETWSHYLYNIVIWAPNAPSGMEEQVRKALVSIDPDLVLYGVDPYKKVVSADFQQENMIATLTTLFGVLGLTLAAVGLYGVMAYMVEQRTSEIGVRMALGANRGDVVRMVLHNAFLQIAVGLALGIPAAIGAGKLMTDQLFGVKPWDPVMITAAVLLLALAALLASLIPARRAAGVDPMVALRSE; from the coding sequence ATGATGCTGGCAGACCTGCGGGACGCGTTTCGGCAGTTAAAGAAAGCACCGGCGTTTGCGGTTACGGCCGTGGTGACTCTGGCCCTGGGCATCGGTGCGACCACCGCAATCTTCACCCTGGTGCACCAGGTGATGTTGAAGTCGCTGCCTGTCGCCAAGCCCGAGGAACTCTGGAGGATCGGCGACAAGATCCGCTGCTGCAACTGGGGCGGATATACGCAGGGCAACGACGGGGATTTCTCTCTCTTCTCCTGGGAGGCATACAAGAACTTTCGTGCGCATACGCCGGAGTTCAGTGATCTGGCGGCGCTGCAGGCCGGGAATGCTGCGCTCGGGGTGCGCAGAGCGGGCTCGCAGGCGCAGGCGGATACGCGCAACGGGGAGTATGTCTCCGGGAACTTCTTCCGGACCCTGGGCATCCAGCCATGGATCGGCCGGCTGATGACAGATGCGGACGATCAGGAGTCCGCATCGCCAGTCGCAGTAATGAGCTATCACGTCTGGCAGGAGAAGTATGGTTCCGATCCTTCAGTGGTCGGAGCCAGCTATCAGATCAACGGCCACTCCTTTACGGTGATCGGGGTAGCGCCACCCGGATTTTATGGCGCGAAGCTCGCGGGCGGAGGCATGCCGGACTTCTGGCTTCCCCTGACGACTGAGATCATGATCGACGGCGCCACGTCGCGGTTGAAACGGCCCAATGGCAATTTCCTCGATCTGATCGGAAGAGTTCGGCCCGGTGTCGATTCGAGGACGCTCGAAGCGAAGCTGCGTGTGGAGTTTCATGACTGGCTGGCAAGTCATGTACCCGATATGGAGCCGGGCGAAAAACAGCTTTGGCAGCAACAGACACTGCACCTGATCCCGGGCGGGTCGGGAGTCGCTGCCATGCGGGATCAGTACAAGGCTGGGTTGAGGCTGCTATTGATCGCAGCCGGATGTGTCCTGCTGGTCGCCTGCGGAAACATCGCAAACTTAATGCTCGCCCGCGGCCTTAAGGATCGGGCACAGATGTCTATCCGGACAGCGCTGGGAGCATCCCGCCGCCGCCTGGTGCGCCGAGCGATGGTCGAGGCGGTTACGCTGGCCCTGATCGGAGGTGTCTCTGGAGTCGCAGTAGCTTACGCCGGCACCAGGCTAATTTTGTATCTGGCTCTGGAGCGTGGAAACTCCAACAACTTCGTGCCCATCAGTGCGACCCCATCGATTCCGGCTCTGTTGTTTACGTTGGGCATCTCCGTACTGACGGGAATCCTCTTCGGAATTGCACCTGCGTGGATGACCTCGCACGCCAACCCTGTAGACGCTTTGCGCGGAGCGAATCGTTCTGTTGGTGGGAGAAGCTCCTGGACGCAGAAGTCATTGGTGATCGGTCAGGCGGCGATGTCCCTGGTTCTGCTGTCGACGGCGGCTCTGCTGGGCCGAAGCCTGCGAAATCTCGAACACCAGAACTTCGGGTTTGAGACAGAGGGCCGGTACATTGCGTGGATCAACCCGATGCTGGGCAACTACAAGCCCGAGCAGTTGGAGCCGATGTTCCGGAAGATCGACTCCCGGCTGATGCAGATTCCTGGCGTGCGCATGGCGGCTCCGGCTCTTTACGCTCCAATGACGGGCGATAGCTGGAATGACGGCATTCGTGTTCAGGGCAGGCCGGAACCCGCACCGAAAGAAGACACGGGGGCGGGCTGGTCCCGGGTCATGCCCGGATTCTTTGAGACGATTGGTTCACAGATGGTTCTCGGCCGCTCGATCGGCGAAGAAGATACATCGACGACACGTAAGGTTGCCGTGATCAACGAAGCCTTCGCCAAGCGGTTCTTCAAGAACCAGAATCCCCTCGGCCAGCACTTCGGTATCGACAAGATCAAGTATGCGGGAACGTTTGAGATCGTGGGCGTTGTTCGCGACATGCGCTATATGACCTACGATTACAAGGATCCGGTACGTCCGATGTTCTGGGTGCCGGAGACGCAGACGGTGCAGTACGACGATGCGGCGTTCACGGCCGGCGAAACCTGGTCGCACTATCTCTATAACATCGTGATCTGGGCTCCAAATGCGCCCTCGGGAATGGAAGAGCAGGTGCGGAAGGCGCTGGTCAGTATCGATCCTGACCTGGTGCTCTATGGCGTCGATCCGTACAAGAAGGTCGTGAGTGCCGACTTCCAGCAAGAGAACATGATTGCCACTCTCACCACGCTCTTCGGCGTCCTCGGTCTCACGTTAGCGGCCGTGGGCCTGTATGGAGTGATGGCGTATATGGTGGAGCAGCGGACAAGCGAGATCGGCGTGCGGATGGCTTTGGGCGCGAACCGCGGTGACGTGGTGCGCATGGTGCTGCACAACGCCTTCCTACAGATTGCAGTGGGACTGGCACTCGGGATTCCAGCGGCCATTGGAGCAGGGAAGTTGATGACCGACCAGCTCTTCGGTGTAAAGCCGTGGGACCCGGTAATGATTACAGCGGCGGTTCTCCTGCTCGCCCTGGCGGCACTGCTGGCATCGCTGATTCCAGCACGTCGCGCAGCCGGGGTGGATCCGATGGTGGCGCTCAGAAGTGAGTGA
- a CDS encoding alkaline phosphatase D family protein — MNRRRFVSSLGLTGALAWLTTRTTFAQQTSGYSAAVPFLSDPSIAGLTDADRTYLFQVDSVATAQYASLLYPQSVAAGDPRVDGVVLWTRLEPSLQGGSFPSLAAFQVAADAAFSSVLLEGVATIDPNRDNTVKLPVSHAVLQPFTAYFYRFLHRGIVSRTGQFKTLPLEGVALQQLRLGYVVCQDFGNGYYTAYQHLASEDVDFVVHLGDYIYETIGAGFQQNPARVVPPFPSGSTTIPVDVNDYRHLYKTYRSDMNLQAVHERFAMIQLWDDHEFANDSHQDFHPDDNTAPNTADTPQPQLRQAANQAWAEYSLADVVFDSAKDWDSSVQVYRKISFGGLADLVITDERLYRDGPPCGNQEYGQRYFTLGCPALLDSNRSMLGSTQKDWFLRQITGSQATWKLWANEVMLMPLRLTAIYINLDQWDGYPAERRQILSAIRQAGVSNFVALTGDLHTFLAGYLKTNFANLLEPPMGVELMVGSLTSANFAEEISSAIDLPSRPVPAKQMGVPPNLLDPVIRAANPHIQYWDSSTHGYGILTLTPERLTCEFKAVTTIQAPDANLVPLKTFTVEAGRARFV, encoded by the coding sequence ATGAACCGTCGTCGTTTTGTGTCTTCGCTAGGGCTCACCGGCGCCCTGGCCTGGCTTACCACCCGCACAACATTTGCTCAACAGACCTCCGGATATAGCGCGGCGGTACCTTTCCTCTCCGATCCATCGATTGCCGGTCTGACGGACGCAGACCGTACCTACCTCTTTCAGGTGGACAGCGTCGCAACCGCGCAGTACGCCAGTTTGCTGTATCCACAGTCAGTAGCCGCGGGCGATCCACGTGTCGATGGCGTTGTTTTATGGACACGACTGGAACCGTCGCTGCAAGGTGGTTCTTTTCCTTCGCTGGCAGCATTCCAGGTTGCCGCAGATGCGGCATTCTCCTCTGTTCTTCTGGAAGGGGTTGCAACCATCGATCCCAACCGGGACAACACGGTGAAGCTGCCGGTGTCGCATGCTGTCCTGCAGCCATTTACGGCATACTTCTATCGTTTTCTTCACCGTGGCATTGTCAGCCGCACTGGACAGTTCAAAACGCTTCCTTTGGAAGGCGTGGCGCTCCAGCAGCTACGCCTGGGCTATGTTGTCTGCCAGGACTTCGGCAACGGTTATTACACGGCCTATCAACACCTGGCGAGCGAGGATGTCGACTTTGTCGTCCATCTCGGTGACTACATCTACGAGACGATCGGGGCAGGGTTCCAGCAGAATCCGGCGCGCGTGGTACCGCCCTTTCCCAGTGGCAGTACAACCATTCCGGTCGACGTCAACGATTACCGTCATCTCTATAAAACCTATCGCAGCGATATGAACCTCCAGGCCGTCCATGAGCGCTTCGCGATGATCCAGCTTTGGGACGACCATGAGTTTGCAAACGACTCGCATCAGGATTTTCATCCCGACGACAATACCGCTCCGAATACAGCCGATACGCCGCAACCGCAGCTACGGCAAGCAGCAAATCAGGCGTGGGCCGAATACAGTCTGGCCGATGTAGTCTTCGATTCGGCGAAGGACTGGGACAGTTCCGTGCAGGTGTATCGCAAGATCTCATTCGGCGGCCTTGCAGACCTTGTAATTACGGATGAACGCCTGTATCGCGATGGGCCGCCATGTGGCAACCAGGAATATGGCCAACGCTATTTCACACTTGGCTGCCCGGCGCTTCTCGATTCCAACCGCTCCATGCTGGGATCGACCCAAAAGGATTGGTTCCTCCGCCAGATCACCGGTTCACAGGCGACATGGAAACTCTGGGCGAACGAAGTCATGCTCATGCCGTTGCGGTTGACAGCGATCTATATCAACCTCGACCAATGGGACGGTTATCCAGCAGAGCGGCGGCAGATTTTGTCTGCAATCCGTCAGGCGGGCGTGAGCAACTTCGTCGCTCTGACCGGCGACCTTCACACATTTCTGGCGGGATATCTCAAAACAAACTTCGCCAACCTTCTCGAGCCACCGATGGGAGTTGAGTTGATGGTAGGTTCCCTCACGTCAGCAAACTTCGCAGAGGAGATCTCGTCAGCAATTGATCTTCCCAGCCGTCCAGTTCCCGCGAAGCAGATGGGCGTGCCGCCGAATCTGCTCGATCCAGTGATTCGTGCGGCGAATCCACATATCCAGTACTGGGACTCATCCACCCACGGCTACGGCATTCTGACACTCACGCCTGAGCGGCTCACGTGTGAGTTCAAAGCGGTAACCACAATTCAAGCGCCGGATGCGAATCTGGTACCGCTTAAAACCTTCACGGTCGAGGCGGGCAGGGCGAGATTTGTGTAG
- a CDS encoding Ig-like domain repeat protein, whose amino-acid sequence MAAAIGAAAQTPAQLKSLDKAGIHISAVQAAQTNGQQAVAAPLNSPAAVCYDSAGNFYIADQNNNIIRKVDTAGLLTTAAGTGEQGFDGDGGAATQATLDSPAGVAIDASGNLYISDTKNQRIRKVSSNGIISTIAGTGTAGFSGDGGTATLAMISLPTAIAVDSNGNVFFADSTNNRVREVLVVSGTIQTVAGNGEQGYSGDGGPATGASLDTPQGISVDASGNLYLSDTHNNRIRKVSGGVITTIAGDGSFSFAGDGGTATSGSFASPHGIAVNASGTALFIADTDNQRIRQINSSNLLSTIAGNGQEGKDQLNGSATAASLDSPLGVAIGPQGTVAIADTDNDLVRAIFNGTVVTTAGGDQPTSVLALSIPSQAITYGQGVLTATLTTSTSPTGSIVFYDSGTPVSTVILSSGVASLNLGSLKAGTHNLSASYAGDGTNPAAVSGVMVVAVNPLAITASITPILVQYGQTIPAITGSLTGVLAQDSGNVQVAFSTGATSTSSPGSYAVTGALSGNASANYMLSSVTGGITISKATSLTSLISSVANTLVGSPVTLRATVATTTSGQPTGTVTFLDGTTVLGTAQTLSSGIASVTISSLAAGSHNLTAAYSGDTNFNASISSALVQQASDFSFSLSSTGGATQTVVPGRSVTYNMVASPLNGSFSFPVSLSASGLPAGATAAFSPSTLSLGSGNASFTLTIQTVATTAMTHPIKGAGGGAAVLALLLLPFSSRLRRTVRRWKPGILIVVLGLSLAAVGGLAGCGTGTGYFGQNPQTYSVTITGTASGTNGTTLQHSSTVVLTVQ is encoded by the coding sequence ATGGCAGCAGCTATCGGGGCGGCAGCGCAGACTCCTGCTCAACTAAAGTCGCTGGACAAGGCAGGGATACATATAAGCGCCGTTCAGGCTGCGCAAACGAATGGTCAGCAGGCTGTCGCGGCTCCACTGAATTCTCCTGCAGCAGTTTGTTATGACTCTGCTGGCAATTTCTATATCGCGGACCAGAACAACAACATCATCCGTAAGGTCGATACGGCCGGGTTGCTCACCACCGCTGCCGGCACAGGAGAACAGGGCTTCGATGGTGATGGTGGAGCCGCGACCCAGGCGACGCTGGACTCACCGGCGGGAGTTGCTATCGATGCTTCGGGAAATCTCTATATCTCTGACACAAAGAATCAGCGTATTCGCAAGGTGAGTTCTAATGGCATCATCAGCACGATCGCCGGCACAGGTACGGCTGGTTTCTCGGGCGATGGAGGCACCGCAACCCTGGCGATGATCTCTCTGCCGACCGCCATTGCTGTCGATAGCAATGGAAATGTCTTCTTTGCGGACTCGACGAATAACCGCGTGCGTGAGGTTCTGGTCGTTTCAGGGACGATCCAGACTGTGGCTGGAAATGGCGAACAGGGATACTCCGGCGATGGAGGCCCGGCAACCGGCGCCTCTCTCGATACGCCGCAGGGGATCTCGGTCGATGCCTCAGGCAATCTTTACCTAAGCGACACGCACAATAATCGCATCCGTAAGGTCTCCGGTGGTGTGATCACGACGATCGCAGGAGACGGTTCCTTTAGCTTCGCAGGCGACGGAGGCACCGCGACCTCTGGTTCTTTCGCGTCTCCGCACGGTATTGCCGTCAACGCCAGTGGAACGGCGCTCTTCATTGCTGATACGGACAACCAACGGATTCGGCAGATCAATAGTTCTAACCTCCTCTCGACCATCGCCGGGAATGGACAAGAAGGAAAAGATCAGTTGAATGGGAGTGCAACTGCTGCTTCGTTGGATTCGCCCCTCGGTGTGGCCATTGGACCGCAGGGAACGGTAGCTATTGCAGATACAGACAATGATCTTGTCCGTGCCATTTTCAATGGAACAGTTGTGACGACCGCAGGTGGAGACCAGCCGACCAGCGTGTTGGCGCTCTCCATTCCTTCACAGGCCATCACCTATGGCCAGGGAGTACTTACCGCTACTCTCACCACTTCCACATCCCCCACCGGAAGTATTGTCTTCTATGACTCTGGCACGCCAGTCTCGACCGTGATTCTGTCCAGTGGCGTCGCTTCTCTGAACCTTGGTTCACTCAAAGCTGGCACGCATAACCTTAGTGCCTCCTACGCAGGTGACGGTACGAATCCAGCCGCAGTGAGTGGTGTTATGGTCGTGGCGGTTAATCCTTTGGCGATTACCGCTTCGATTACGCCCATCTTAGTACAGTACGGTCAGACGATTCCTGCAATTACAGGATCGCTCACGGGCGTGCTTGCGCAGGATAGCGGCAATGTTCAGGTAGCATTCAGCACGGGCGCCACCTCTACATCTTCTCCGGGATCATATGCTGTGACGGGCGCTCTCTCAGGCAATGCATCCGCGAATTACATGCTGTCGTCCGTGACGGGCGGTATCACGATATCGAAGGCTACTTCGCTCACCAGTTTGATATCCAGTGTCGCGAATACGCTGGTCGGTTCTCCCGTGACCCTGAGGGCGACGGTAGCTACAACGACTTCAGGGCAGCCGACGGGTACAGTTACCTTCCTGGATGGGACAACCGTTCTCGGAACCGCTCAGACTCTGAGCTCTGGCATCGCGTCCGTTACGATCTCTTCTCTAGCTGCCGGCTCTCACAATCTAACGGCGGCGTACAGTGGGGATACGAACTTCAACGCGAGTATTTCTTCTGCGCTTGTACAGCAGGCAAGTGATTTCAGTTTCTCTCTGAGTTCAACGGGAGGCGCAACCCAGACCGTGGTTCCGGGGCGCTCCGTCACGTACAACATGGTCGCGTCTCCTCTCAATGGCTCTTTCAGTTTCCCTGTGTCTCTGTCCGCTTCCGGCCTGCCGGCGGGAGCGACGGCTGCCTTTTCGCCATCAACGCTCTCCTTGGGTTCGGGCAACGCCAGCTTTACGTTGACGATTCAGACGGTGGCCACTACAGCAATGACCCATCCGATCAAGGGAGCGGGAGGCGGCGCTGCCGTACTGGCGCTCCTCCTGCTGCCATTCTCCTCACGTTTGCGGCGCACGGTGCGCAGATGGAAACCGGGAATATTGATCGTGGTACTCGGCCTGAGTCTGGCGGCCGTGGGCGGATTAGCTGGATGCGGCACGGGTACCGGATATTTTGGACAGAATCCGCAAACGTATTCCGTCACTATTACCGGAACCGCAAGTGGTACGAATGGAACCACCCTGCAACATTCCTCCACCGTCGTATTGACGGTGCAGTAA
- a CDS encoding PadR family transcriptional regulator, protein MAETGKLSHTAALILHAIAVGYRYGFSIMESTGLPSGTVYPALRRLEAEGLIRSQWEAEAIAEKEQRPPRKYYKTTAAARPVLEASRSRYPLLAALTAPAEEKERV, encoded by the coding sequence ATGGCTGAGACCGGAAAGCTTTCGCACACCGCCGCCCTGATTCTGCATGCGATTGCGGTCGGCTACCGTTATGGCTTCTCCATCATGGAGAGCACTGGGTTGCCCTCGGGTACGGTCTATCCGGCGTTGCGGCGGCTCGAAGCAGAGGGGCTGATCCGGTCACAGTGGGAAGCGGAGGCGATTGCCGAAAAGGAGCAGCGTCCGCCTCGCAAGTATTACAAGACGACCGCGGCCGCGCGTCCTGTCCTGGAGGCTTCGCGCAGCCGCTATCCCTTGTTGGCGGCACTCACCGCGCCGGCTGAGGAGAAGGAGCGCGTATGA
- a CDS encoding PEGA domain-containing protein, translating into MKRFVLFAISLVVLAAPVLAAPPGRFVGPRVGVVYGGRVGPWGWYDPYYGFYSYYGAGLTPTAGTVKLDTSVKDAEVFINGSYAGTVSKLKTMTMLPGNYTVELRAFGRESYKRDIFVIPGKTIKLTAEMRVL; encoded by the coding sequence ATGAAACGTTTCGTCCTTTTCGCAATCTCCCTCGTCGTTCTTGCAGCTCCCGTCCTTGCAGCACCTCCTGGGAGGTTTGTTGGGCCGAGAGTAGGTGTCGTTTATGGCGGACGCGTCGGCCCCTGGGGTTGGTACGATCCGTATTACGGCTTCTATTCCTATTACGGGGCAGGCTTAACCCCCACAGCAGGCACCGTGAAATTAGATACATCCGTAAAGGATGCAGAAGTGTTTATCAATGGAAGTTATGCAGGTACGGTGAGCAAGCTGAAGACCATGACGATGCTTCCCGGCAACTACACCGTCGAGCTTCGTGCTTTTGGAAGAGAATCGTACAAACGAGACATCTTTGTTATTCCGGGTAAGACCATCAAACTAACAGCGGAGATGCGAGTTCTGTAA